The Spirosoma foliorum genome has a window encoding:
- a CDS encoding glycoside hydrolase family 127 protein: MTQFSITLTFRWLMALGAICQSFMVQAQYPGQASDKLKVAVTVPIKAYSFNLQDVRVTKGPFKENMEREGKWLLSLPVDRLMHSFRVNAGMNTPKPGSPTKMPKPLGGWEGLDMELRGHSIGHILSGLALQHASTGNEVFKKKGDSLVTALAEVQSVLNQDGYLSAYPQQYIDRNIAATSVWAPWYTLHKLFAGLTDQYTYAGNQQALAIESKMASWANKKLSPLSAEQLQKMLRNEFGGMNDAFFNLYALTGNPDHLKLAQLFYHKAALEPLEAGKDNLNKAHANTFIPKLVGEARDYELTGNEKAKTAATFFWNTVVQHHTYAHGGNSDKEHFFEPDKISEHLTGNTSETCNTYNMLKLTRHLFTWSAEEKYAEYYERALYNHILGQQDPESGMVCYFTPMKPGAYRLYSTPDQSFWCCVGSGFESQSKFGEAIYYHNDTGVFVNLFIPSELTWKEKGVSIVQDTNFPEEATTRLTIQTKAPIHMPLYLRYPAWATAGVTLNVNGKAVTVKQQPGSYITVDRVWRAGDQVELTYPMTLRLVQTNDNPNVAAVAYGPIVLAGEAGKENMKGTAPFHDPADPYQYYGYDYTIPETVSHTIDTEGKPVTSWLKPVVGKPLTFQTATATANKPIELEPYYKVHQQRYVVYWDLK, encoded by the coding sequence ATGACTCAGTTTAGTATCACCCTTACCTTCCGATGGCTCATGGCTCTTGGGGCCATATGCCAGTCGTTTATGGTACAGGCTCAATACCCCGGCCAGGCATCCGACAAATTGAAGGTGGCTGTAACGGTACCCATTAAGGCCTACAGCTTCAATCTTCAGGATGTTCGGGTAACGAAAGGACCATTCAAGGAAAATATGGAGCGAGAAGGTAAGTGGCTGCTTTCACTACCAGTCGATCGGTTAATGCACAGCTTTCGGGTCAATGCAGGGATGAATACGCCAAAGCCCGGAAGCCCGACCAAAATGCCGAAACCATTAGGGGGCTGGGAAGGGCTGGATATGGAGTTGCGCGGTCATAGCATCGGTCATATCCTGTCTGGATTAGCGCTGCAACACGCATCGACGGGCAACGAGGTATTTAAGAAAAAAGGAGATAGCCTCGTAACCGCACTGGCCGAAGTTCAGAGCGTATTAAATCAGGATGGTTACCTGAGCGCCTATCCACAACAGTACATCGATCGTAATATTGCCGCGACGTCCGTCTGGGCACCCTGGTACACCCTTCATAAACTATTTGCTGGTCTGACAGATCAATACACCTATGCCGGTAATCAGCAGGCGTTGGCTATTGAGAGCAAGATGGCATCCTGGGCAAACAAAAAACTTTCCCCCCTGTCAGCTGAGCAGTTACAGAAAATGCTTCGGAACGAATTTGGCGGCATGAACGATGCCTTTTTCAATCTCTATGCGTTAACGGGCAATCCCGACCATCTGAAACTGGCGCAGCTTTTCTACCATAAAGCCGCTCTGGAACCGCTGGAAGCCGGGAAAGACAATCTGAATAAAGCCCATGCGAATACGTTTATTCCAAAACTGGTTGGCGAGGCACGGGATTATGAATTAACGGGTAATGAGAAAGCCAAAACGGCCGCTACGTTTTTCTGGAATACAGTCGTTCAGCATCACACCTACGCCCACGGAGGCAACAGCGACAAAGAACACTTCTTTGAGCCAGATAAAATCTCGGAACACCTGACTGGCAATACCAGCGAAACCTGTAATACCTATAACATGCTCAAACTGACTCGGCACCTGTTTACCTGGTCGGCGGAGGAAAAATACGCGGAGTATTACGAACGGGCGCTGTATAATCACATTCTGGGTCAGCAAGATCCAGAGTCGGGCATGGTTTGCTATTTCACGCCCATGAAACCGGGTGCGTATCGACTCTACAGTACGCCCGATCAGTCGTTCTGGTGCTGCGTTGGATCAGGATTTGAAAGCCAGTCGAAATTTGGCGAAGCCATTTATTACCACAACGATACAGGTGTTTTTGTCAATCTGTTTATCCCGTCCGAACTAACCTGGAAAGAGAAAGGCGTTTCCATTGTGCAGGATACGAACTTTCCGGAAGAAGCAACGACCCGCCTGACGATTCAGACAAAAGCGCCGATTCATATGCCACTGTATCTGCGGTATCCGGCCTGGGCTACGGCAGGCGTTACGCTAAACGTGAATGGCAAAGCCGTAACCGTGAAGCAGCAGCCGGGTAGTTATATCACCGTCGATCGGGTCTGGAGGGCTGGCGACCAGGTTGAGCTTACCTACCCAATGACACTTCGGCTGGTACAGACAAATGACAATCCGAATGTAGCGGCTGTTGCTTACGGACCAATCGTGCTGGCGGGTGAAGCAGGCAAGGAAAATATGAAGGGTACCGCGCCGTTTCATGATCCGGCTGATCCGTATCAGTACTATGGCTATGATTATACCATTCCTGAAACCGTATCCCACACGATTGATACGGAAGGTAAGCCAGTTACTTCTTGGTTAAAACCAGTCGTTGGAAAACCTTTAACGTTCCAAACCGCAACTGCTACAGCTAACAAACCTATTGAACTGGAACCCTATTACAAAGTCCATCAGCAGCGCTATGTAGTTTACTGGGATTTAAAATGA
- a CDS encoding glycoside hydrolase family 97 protein, which produces MTAPFHQIVSIILLAVSLTTAAPKPTIYQSNSPDGKTRIEVAVSDRKVLIYRILSANEPVLNWSSLGFQLNGEAVGQNVAIKKQSLRSHKEQFAWPLGENDLIQNNYNELILDCQSGAIAFQIIARVFDGSVAFRYVLPKQKGTEVGLIREEHTTFVLTDKYTIYQYNEETVFTPTVLTDLQKTSDFPSTLTNGRFFLSIGEADNQSYAKSVLTKGVYPNSLSVAFHKDSVKTKADFRTPWRTISIATSAIGLHQFSDLPLRLCAPMAPSVPNWIKPGKLIRSSLTTQGGLNCIDFAAKHNLQYIMFDAGWYGAEFRTTSDPTQVISAIDMPRVIQYGKEKGRSGAPVGVILYVNRVALRARLDELLPLYKKWGVAGLKFGFVDGLTQEGITWLAGAIKKVYDYGFILDIHDNYKPTGLSRTYPNLLTQEGIRGNENNPDAFHNTVLPFTRFLAGAADYTFCYPNTNRYFTDNLYKTKLQVSKGQQLALSVVYFSPLQAIFWYGNPTDYNDEGEIEFFSRVPTVWNESHYLAGEIGNYISVARRQGKTWYVGSAAGLADWTGTIPLHFLESDKLYQATVYEDDSVGGVHKRVVDVKRGDSIPVSLKAKGGQAIIIDEKN; this is translated from the coding sequence ATGACTGCTCCGTTTCATCAGATTGTATCGATTATCCTGTTGGCTGTTTCGTTAACAACAGCAGCGCCTAAGCCTACCATTTATCAGTCGAATTCGCCTGACGGGAAAACGCGTATAGAGGTTGCCGTTAGTGATCGAAAGGTATTGATTTATCGGATTCTATCCGCCAATGAACCCGTGCTGAACTGGTCGTCGCTTGGTTTTCAATTAAACGGTGAGGCTGTTGGTCAAAACGTAGCTATCAAAAAACAGAGCCTTCGGTCCCATAAAGAGCAGTTTGCGTGGCCACTGGGTGAAAACGATCTCATTCAGAATAACTACAACGAGTTGATTCTCGATTGCCAGTCGGGAGCTATAGCGTTTCAGATCATTGCCCGTGTGTTCGATGGTAGCGTGGCGTTCCGGTATGTGTTGCCGAAGCAGAAAGGTACCGAAGTTGGCCTGATACGAGAAGAACATACGACTTTCGTACTGACGGATAAGTACACGATTTATCAGTATAATGAAGAGACTGTGTTTACGCCAACGGTGCTTACCGACCTGCAAAAGACGTCGGATTTTCCGTCGACGCTCACAAATGGCCGTTTCTTTTTGTCGATTGGGGAGGCCGATAATCAAAGTTATGCGAAATCGGTGCTGACAAAAGGAGTTTATCCGAATTCGCTTTCGGTTGCCTTTCATAAGGATTCCGTTAAAACGAAGGCGGATTTTCGGACGCCCTGGCGCACGATCAGTATAGCGACATCGGCAATTGGGTTGCATCAGTTTAGCGATCTTCCCTTGCGACTCTGTGCACCAATGGCACCGTCTGTTCCGAATTGGATTAAACCGGGTAAACTGATTCGCTCATCGCTCACTACGCAGGGAGGTTTGAATTGCATCGACTTTGCCGCCAAACATAATCTTCAATACATTATGTTCGATGCGGGCTGGTATGGAGCTGAGTTTCGCACGACGTCTGATCCAACACAGGTAATTTCGGCCATTGATATGCCGAGAGTGATTCAGTACGGAAAGGAGAAAGGACGGTCCGGCGCTCCGGTTGGTGTGATTCTGTACGTTAACCGAGTTGCGCTTCGGGCCCGGCTCGACGAACTTTTGCCTTTGTACAAAAAATGGGGCGTTGCCGGACTTAAGTTTGGGTTCGTTGACGGTTTAACGCAGGAAGGGATTACCTGGCTGGCCGGTGCCATTAAAAAAGTGTACGACTACGGCTTTATCCTTGATATTCACGATAATTACAAACCAACCGGACTCAGCCGAACGTATCCGAATCTGCTCACGCAGGAAGGCATTCGGGGCAACGAAAACAACCCTGATGCGTTTCATAATACTGTTTTACCATTTACCCGTTTTCTGGCGGGTGCTGCCGACTACACGTTCTGTTACCCAAATACGAATCGATACTTCACCGACAATCTCTACAAGACCAAACTACAGGTTAGTAAAGGGCAGCAACTTGCCTTATCGGTCGTGTATTTCAGTCCGTTGCAAGCTATTTTCTGGTACGGCAATCCAACCGACTACAATGATGAGGGTGAGATTGAATTCTTCAGTCGGGTACCAACGGTCTGGAACGAAAGCCATTATCTGGCGGGTGAAATCGGCAACTATATTAGCGTCGCCCGCCGACAGGGCAAAACGTGGTATGTGGGTTCGGCGGCTGGCTTAGCTGACTGGACAGGAACGATACCCCTTCATTTTCTGGAATCAGATAAGTTGTATCAGGCCACCGTTTATGAGGACGATTCAGTAGGAGGGGTTCACAAGCGGGTCGTCGACGTAAAACGAGGAGATTCGATTCCGGTTAGTCTGAAGGCTAAAGGTGGTCAGGCGATTATCATTGACGAAAAAAACTAA